One window of Candidatus Methylocalor cossyra genomic DNA carries:
- the rpoC gene encoding DNA-directed RNA polymerase subunit beta', which produces MNFLKRQTQTEEFDSIRISLASPDMIRSWSYGEVKKPETINYRTFKPERDGLFCAKIFGPVSDYECLCGKYKRLKHRGVICEKCGVEVTLSKVRRERMGHIELASPVAHIWFLKSLPSRIALLLDMTLREIERVLYFESYVVIDPGMTPLNRGQLLTEEEYQQAVQQHGEDFVAKMGAEAIHEMLKTMDLQAEVRRLREEIDGTNSETKIKKHTKRLKAIESLIWSNNRPEWMILTVLPVLPPELRPLVPLDGGRFATSDLNDLYRRVINRNNRLKRLLDLNAPDIIVRNEKRMLQEAVDALLDNGRRGRAITGSNKRPLKSLADMIKGKQGRFRQNLLGKRVDYSGRSVIVVGPTLKLHQCGLPKKMALELFKPFIFSKLQFRGLATTIKAAKKMVEKESPEVWDILDEVIREHPVMLNRAPTLHRLGIQAFEPILVEGKAIQLHPLVCTAFNADFDGDQMAVHVPLSLEAQLEARTLMMATNNILSPANGEPIINPTQDVVLGLYYMSRERLNAKGTGMIFTDVDEVQRALQSKEVDVQARVTVRLKMTTLDENGVKHTALKRVSTVVGRAIIWTIVPEGIPFEMVDQDMTKKAISKLINHCYRTLGIKATVVFADQLMYMGFSYATRAGVSFGIDDMAIPARKQEIIRAAEREVKEIQNQYASGLVTDGERYNKVVDIWSHANDQVAKVMMEGLGTEFVELDQATLVARWAKEMLEKIEAERSQLSEEQYREAVLKVKQHQLAGVLPEEMKEVETRAQQKSFNSIFMMADSGARGSAAQIRQLAGMRGLMAKPDGSIIETPITANFREGLDVLQYFISTHGARKGLADTALKTANSGYLTRRLVDVAQDLVVTEEDCGTNDGLLMSPLIEGGDVVEPLAERVLGRVLAEDIHDPATQELILTAGTMLDESAVALLERHSVDNVRVRSVITCRTRYGVCASCYGRDLGRGHKVNCGEAIGVIAAQSIGEPGTQLTMRTFHIGGAASRSAAISNVEVKSAGAIKLTNLKTVVNKDGHLVAVSRSGEISVIDDHGRERERYKIPYGAVLSVREGERVRAGQVVVNWDPHTHPVITEVKGYARLVDFIEGVTVREQSDEVTGLSSMVVIDPKQRGSTGKDLRPMVKLVDEQGNDIRIPSTEIAAQYFLPAGAIVGIRDGDAVEVGDVLARIPQESSKTRDITGGLPRVADLFEARKTKDPAILAEASGTVSFGKETKGKRRIIITDSHGQQHEVLVPKWRHITVFEGEHVEQGETIAEGDLTPHDILRLRGVADLASYLVKEIQDVYRLQGVKINDKHIEVIIRQMLRKVEITDPGDTLFLKGEQVDRARVLEENERIEAEGKIPACFEPVLLGITKASLSTESFISAASFQETTRVLTEAAIRGMSDKLLGLKENVIVGRLIPAGTGLAYHLERKRRAKLGETGEAEAAPVMDAGEVEEALKQALSM; this is translated from the coding sequence ATCAATTTCCTGAAACGCCAGACCCAGACGGAAGAATTCGACAGCATCCGCATCAGCTTGGCTTCACCCGACATGATCCGCTCTTGGTCCTACGGCGAAGTCAAGAAGCCCGAGACCATCAACTACCGTACCTTCAAGCCGGAACGGGATGGCCTATTCTGCGCCAAGATCTTCGGCCCGGTGAGCGATTACGAATGCCTGTGCGGCAAGTACAAGCGCCTCAAGCACCGGGGCGTGATTTGCGAAAAATGCGGCGTGGAGGTCACCTTGTCCAAGGTGCGGCGCGAGCGCATGGGCCACATCGAACTGGCCAGCCCGGTCGCGCACATCTGGTTCCTGAAATCCTTGCCGTCCCGCATCGCCTTGCTGCTGGACATGACCTTGCGGGAGATCGAACGGGTCCTGTACTTCGAATCCTACGTGGTCATCGATCCCGGCATGACGCCGCTCAACCGCGGCCAGCTGCTCACCGAGGAGGAGTATCAACAAGCGGTCCAGCAGCATGGCGAGGATTTCGTGGCCAAAATGGGTGCTGAGGCCATCCATGAGATGCTCAAAACCATGGACCTACAGGCGGAAGTGCGGCGCTTGCGGGAGGAGATCGACGGTACCAATTCCGAGACCAAGATCAAGAAGCACACCAAGCGGCTCAAGGCCATCGAATCCCTCATCTGGTCCAATAACCGGCCGGAGTGGATGATCCTCACTGTGCTGCCGGTGTTGCCGCCGGAGCTGCGCCCCCTGGTACCGCTGGACGGTGGGCGGTTCGCCACCTCGGATCTGAACGATCTGTACCGCCGGGTGATCAACCGCAATAACCGCCTCAAGCGGCTGCTGGATCTGAACGCGCCGGACATCATCGTGCGCAACGAAAAGCGCATGCTGCAGGAGGCTGTGGATGCCCTCCTGGACAACGGTCGCCGGGGCCGTGCCATCACCGGCTCCAACAAACGGCCGCTGAAATCGCTCGCCGACATGATCAAGGGCAAGCAGGGACGGTTTCGCCAGAACCTGCTGGGCAAGCGCGTGGACTATTCCGGTCGCTCGGTGATCGTGGTCGGTCCCACCTTGAAGCTGCACCAGTGCGGTCTGCCGAAGAAGATGGCGTTGGAGCTGTTCAAGCCGTTCATCTTCAGTAAGCTGCAGTTCCGCGGCTTGGCCACCACCATCAAGGCCGCCAAGAAGATGGTGGAGAAGGAGAGCCCGGAGGTGTGGGATATCCTCGACGAGGTGATCCGCGAGCATCCGGTGATGCTGAACCGGGCGCCGACTCTGCACCGCCTGGGTATCCAGGCGTTCGAGCCGATCCTGGTGGAGGGCAAGGCCATTCAGCTGCACCCGTTGGTGTGTACCGCGTTCAACGCCGACTTCGACGGTGACCAGATGGCCGTGCACGTGCCCCTGTCGCTGGAAGCCCAGCTGGAGGCGCGCACACTGATGATGGCCACCAATAACATCCTGTCGCCGGCCAATGGCGAGCCCATCATCAACCCCACCCAGGACGTGGTGCTGGGCCTTTACTACATGAGCCGGGAGCGGCTCAACGCCAAAGGCACCGGCATGATCTTTACCGATGTGGACGAAGTGCAGCGTGCCCTGCAGAGCAAGGAGGTGGATGTCCAGGCCCGGGTGACGGTACGCCTCAAGATGACCACCCTCGATGAGAATGGCGTCAAGCACACCGCCTTGAAGCGTGTCAGCACTGTGGTCGGCCGGGCGATCATCTGGACCATCGTTCCGGAAGGCATTCCCTTCGAGATGGTCGACCAGGACATGACGAAAAAGGCCATTTCCAAGCTCATCAACCATTGCTACCGCACCCTCGGGATCAAGGCGACGGTGGTGTTCGCCGACCAGCTGATGTACATGGGATTCTCCTATGCCACCCGGGCGGGCGTGTCCTTCGGTATCGACGACATGGCCATCCCGGCGCGGAAGCAGGAAATCATCCGGGCCGCGGAACGGGAGGTGAAGGAAATCCAGAACCAGTACGCCTCCGGCCTGGTGACCGACGGCGAGCGTTACAACAAGGTCGTCGACATCTGGTCGCACGCCAACGACCAGGTGGCCAAGGTGATGATGGAGGGGCTCGGGACCGAGTTTGTCGAGCTTGACCAGGCGACCCTGGTGGCTCGCTGGGCCAAGGAGATGCTCGAAAAGATTGAGGCCGAACGTTCCCAGCTCAGCGAAGAGCAGTATCGCGAAGCGGTTCTGAAGGTGAAGCAGCATCAGCTCGCGGGCGTGTTGCCGGAGGAAATGAAGGAGGTCGAAACCAGGGCCCAGCAGAAATCCTTCAACTCCATCTTCATGATGGCCGATTCCGGCGCCCGTGGCTCGGCGGCCCAGATCCGCCAGCTGGCCGGGATGCGCGGGCTGATGGCGAAGCCCGATGGCTCGATCATCGAAACCCCGATCACCGCCAACTTCCGGGAAGGGCTGGATGTGCTGCAGTACTTCATTTCCACCCATGGGGCGCGTAAGGGTCTCGCGGACACTGCCTTGAAGACGGCCAACTCCGGGTATCTAACCCGCCGGCTGGTGGACGTGGCCCAGGACCTGGTGGTGACCGAAGAGGACTGTGGCACCAACGACGGGTTGCTCATGTCGCCTCTGATCGAAGGTGGTGACGTGGTCGAGCCCTTAGCGGAACGGGTGCTGGGCCGGGTGCTGGCCGAGGACATCCACGATCCGGCGACCCAGGAATTGATCCTGACCGCCGGTACCATGCTGGATGAATCGGCCGTAGCCCTGCTGGAGCGGCACAGCGTGGACAATGTCCGGGTGCGTTCGGTGATCACGTGCCGGACCCGCTACGGCGTGTGCGCGTCCTGCTACGGGCGGGATCTGGGCCGGGGTCACAAGGTCAACTGCGGCGAGGCGATCGGGGTCATTGCCGCGCAATCCATCGGCGAACCGGGCACCCAGCTGACCATGCGCACCTTCCACATCGGCGGTGCGGCATCGCGCTCGGCGGCCATCAGCAACGTCGAGGTGAAGTCGGCCGGGGCGATCAAGCTGACCAATCTGAAGACAGTGGTGAACAAGGACGGCCATTTGGTCGCCGTGTCGCGCTCGGGCGAAATCAGCGTGATCGACGACCACGGTCGCGAACGGGAGCGCTACAAGATCCCCTATGGCGCGGTGTTGTCGGTGCGGGAAGGAGAGCGGGTCCGGGCCGGCCAGGTGGTGGTGAACTGGGATCCCCATACCCATCCGGTGATCACCGAGGTCAAGGGCTACGCCCGTCTGGTGGATTTCATCGAGGGCGTCACCGTGCGCGAGCAGTCGGACGAGGTGACCGGACTGAGCTCCATGGTGGTCATCGATCCCAAACAGCGGGGGAGCACGGGTAAGGACCTGCGCCCCATGGTCAAGCTGGTGGATGAGCAGGGTAACGACATCCGGATCCCCTCGACGGAGATCGCTGCCCAGTATTTCCTGCCGGCCGGGGCGATCGTGGGGATCCGGGACGGGGACGCCGTCGAGGTGGGAGACGTCCTGGCCAGGATCCCGCAGGAGTCCAGCAAGACCCGCGACATCACCGGCGGTTTGCCGCGGGTGGCCGACCTGTTCGAGGCCCGGAAAACGAAAGACCCGGCGATTCTGGCGGAGGCCTCCGGCACCGTTTCCTTCGGCAAGGAGACCAAGGGCAAACGCCGCATCATCATCACCGACAGCCATGGCCAGCAGCACGAGGTGCTGGTGCCGAAATGGCGTCACATCACGGTATTCGAAGGCGAGCATGTGGAGCAGGGCGAAACCATCGCCGAAGGCGACCTGACGCCCCACGACATCCTCCGCCTGCGCGGGGTGGCCGACCTGGCCAGCTACCTGGTCAAGGAAATCCAGGACGTCTACCGGCTCCAGGGCGTCAAGATCAACGACAAACACATCGAGGTCATCATTCGCCAGATGCTGCGCAAGGTGGAGATCACCGATCCGGGCGACACCCTGTTCCTGAAGGGAGAGCAGGTGGATCGGGCGCGGGTGCTGGAGGAGAACGAGCGCATCGAGGCGGAAGGCAAGATCCCGGCCTGCTTCGAACCGGTGCTGCTCGGCATCACCAAGGCGTCCTTGTCCACGGAATCCTTCATTTCCGCGGCATCCTTCCAGGAAACCACCCGCGTCCTCACCGAGGCGGCCATCCGAGGGATGAGCGACAAGCTGTTGGGCCTCAAGGAAAACGTCATCGTCGGCCGGTTGATCCCAGCCGGCACTGGACTCGCCTACCATCTGGAGCGCAAGCGCCGAGCCAAGCTTGGCGAAACCGGCGAGGCCGAAGCCGCACCGGTGATGGATGCCGGCGAAGTCGAAGAAGCCTTGAAGCAAGCCCTGAGTATGTAA
- a CDS encoding c-type cytochrome, whose amino-acid sequence MKKTILWGLLVVCSWAMHVSRVVAAGDPEAGKKKFYTCEGCHGVAGYMNVYPSYHVPRLGGQQPGYVVTALKAYQAGQRKHGSMSGASATMSDQDMQDIAAFVSKFRGLNNDLPVTGNAAAGKEKAAACASCHGENGISRDPSFPTLAGQYESYLIKALQDYKAGVRSNPLMNGFAAALSEDDMKDLASYYASQKRGLTLPLD is encoded by the coding sequence ATGAAGAAAACAATACTGTGGGGACTGCTTGTGGTTTGTTCCTGGGCCATGCACGTGTCCCGGGTGGTCGCGGCGGGTGATCCCGAGGCGGGCAAGAAGAAGTTCTATACCTGCGAGGGTTGCCATGGGGTGGCCGGCTATATGAATGTCTATCCCAGTTACCACGTGCCTCGACTGGGGGGGCAGCAGCCCGGCTACGTGGTGACGGCGCTCAAGGCCTATCAGGCTGGGCAACGTAAGCACGGCAGCATGAGCGGCGCCTCGGCCACCATGAGCGACCAAGACATGCAGGACATCGCCGCCTTCGTCTCCAAATTCCGTGGGCTCAACAACGATCTTCCGGTGACTGGCAATGCTGCCGCCGGAAAGGAAAAGGCCGCTGCCTGCGCCAGCTGCCATGGGGAAAACGGCATCAGCCGGGATCCGAGTTTTCCGACCCTGGCGGGGCAGTACGAGAGCTACCTCATCAAGGCTTTGCAGGACTACAAAGCGGGTGTCCGCAGCAACCCCCTCATGAACGGTTTCGCTGCCGCCCTGTCCGAGGACGACATGAAAGATCTCGCTTCCTATTACGCGAGCCAGAAGCGGGGTTTGACCTTACCTTTAGATTGA
- a CDS encoding ATP-dependent zinc protease family protein, with amino-acid sequence MPRSPFHSLLIRIVLFALGALTIPVAALGKESKSAPPVREKLVMGWLESVFLKPWNIRVTAKLDTGAKTPSLHADHVEHFTRDGREWVRFTLVGADSPKPLVVERVLVRTAYVKTHGGPATKRDVVKLTLCKNGRDYETEFTLDDRSNFNYPLLLGRSFLENVALVDPSATFLYKAEQDPCRGKGPTSPERKKDE; translated from the coding sequence ATGCCTAGATCGCCGTTCCATAGCCTGCTAATCCGGATCGTCCTGTTCGCTCTTGGGGCGTTGACTATCCCAGTCGCCGCCCTGGGCAAAGAATCGAAATCGGCCCCCCCGGTGCGGGAAAAGCTAGTGATGGGATGGCTGGAATCGGTTTTCCTGAAGCCCTGGAACATCCGGGTGACCGCCAAATTGGATACCGGGGCGAAGACCCCTTCGCTGCACGCCGATCATGTCGAGCATTTCACCCGGGACGGTCGGGAATGGGTCCGGTTCACGCTAGTGGGGGCGGATAGCCCAAAACCGCTGGTGGTCGAACGGGTCTTGGTGCGTACCGCCTATGTCAAGACCCATGGTGGACCGGCCACTAAGCGGGATGTCGTGAAACTCACCCTGTGCAAGAATGGCCGGGATTACGAAACGGAATTCACCCTAGATGACAGAAGTAATTTCAATTATCCGTTGCTTCTCGGCAGAAGCTTTCTAGAGAACGTGGCACTGGTCGACCCTTCTGCGACTTTCCTTTATAAAGCCGAGCAGGATCCATGTCGGGGTAAAGGGCCCACCTCTCCGGAGCGTAAGAAGGACGAATAG
- a CDS encoding UUP1 family membrane protein: protein MRNLHVKLLALALTAFGLTLCWYKVTRLGLPLLPTEKAEVWTVEARIEFKARRNAPVKVQFFIPRQPAGYTVVDENFVASNYGLTTEDDGSRRSAQWAVRKVTGYQVLYYRIHLARDPLAVLPPVARPAPEIRPPDFPELMRSAATALMDDVRNKSADSGTFARELLTRLNAPMPDANVILLRQDIQSPEDWVRRLVKLLAVANIPARPVHLLLLRDGISHGSLTPWLEVYDGRQWLPFNPQTGEAGLPKDALVWHIGDEPILQIEGGKNGKVEYSVTERTQDRTLVAEQRARQMGSRLMEYSLFSLPVSTQNVYRVLLMVPVGAFLIVFLRNVIGIKTFGTFMPILIALAFRETELLWGLVLFCLLVALGLLIRFYLEYLKLLLVPRLAAVLIIVIILMALVSLVSHKLGFDRGLSVALFPMVILAMTIERMSLVWEELGPAEALKQGFGSLLVAVLGYLSMSSRFLGHLVFVFPELLLVVLAFTLLLGRYTGYRLTELWRFRAAFKA, encoded by the coding sequence TTGCGGAACCTTCACGTCAAACTTCTCGCTTTGGCCCTCACCGCCTTCGGACTCACGCTTTGCTGGTACAAGGTAACCCGCCTCGGGTTGCCCTTGCTCCCAACCGAGAAGGCGGAAGTGTGGACCGTAGAAGCACGCATCGAATTCAAGGCGAGACGCAATGCGCCGGTCAAGGTGCAGTTCTTCATCCCGCGTCAGCCCGCCGGCTATACCGTGGTGGACGAGAACTTTGTCGCTAGCAATTACGGCTTGACCACCGAGGATGATGGTTCTCGCCGTTCCGCCCAATGGGCCGTGCGCAAGGTGACGGGATATCAGGTGCTCTACTATCGTATCCACCTGGCGCGGGACCCCCTCGCCGTGCTGCCCCCCGTGGCACGGCCGGCGCCCGAGATCCGGCCCCCGGATTTCCCCGAACTCATGCGCTCCGCCGCCACCGCCCTGATGGACGACGTCCGCAACAAGTCCGCGGATTCGGGCACCTTTGCCCGGGAGCTCCTAACCCGTCTGAACGCACCGATGCCCGACGCCAACGTCATTTTGCTGCGGCAGGACATCCAGTCGCCGGAAGATTGGGTGCGCCGCTTGGTGAAGCTCCTCGCGGTGGCCAACATCCCCGCCCGACCGGTGCACCTGCTGTTGCTCAGAGATGGCATCAGCCATGGGTCCCTCACCCCTTGGCTGGAGGTCTACGATGGGCGGCAATGGTTGCCCTTCAATCCCCAAACCGGCGAGGCCGGACTTCCTAAGGACGCGCTGGTGTGGCATATCGGCGATGAGCCCATCCTGCAAATCGAGGGAGGCAAAAACGGCAAGGTCGAATATTCCGTCACCGAGCGCACCCAGGATCGAACCCTCGTGGCCGAGCAACGGGCGCGGCAAATGGGCTCCAGGCTCATGGAATACTCCCTCTTTAGCTTGCCGGTGAGCACGCAGAATGTCTATCGGGTGTTGCTCATGGTGCCGGTCGGGGCGTTCCTTATCGTATTTCTGCGCAATGTGATTGGCATCAAGACCTTTGGCACGTTCATGCCTATCCTGATAGCGCTTGCGTTCCGGGAAACGGAGCTGCTGTGGGGGCTGGTCCTGTTCTGTCTGCTGGTGGCCTTGGGGCTTTTGATCCGGTTCTATCTGGAATACCTCAAGTTACTGCTGGTGCCGAGGCTGGCGGCAGTGCTCATCATCGTGATCATCCTGATGGCGCTGGTGAGCTTGGTGAGCCACAAGCTGGGATTCGACCGGGGATTGTCGGTGGCCTTGTTCCCGATGGTCATTTTGGCGATGACCATCGAGCGCATGTCCTTGGTTTGGGAAGAACTGGGACCGGCCGAAGCCCTGAAGCAGGGGTTCGGCAGCCTCTTGGTGGCGGTGCTCGGCTACCTCAGCATGAGCAGCCGCTTTCTGGGCCATTTGGTGTTCGTTTTCCCGGAGCTGCTGCTGGTGGTTTTGGCCTTCACCCTGTTGTTGGGGCGCTATACCGGCTACCGCCTGACCGAGCTGTGGCGGTTCCGGGCGGCATTCAAGGCTTGA
- a CDS encoding alpha-L-glutamate ligase-like protein produces the protein MARQRLRLPWTRLRELGIMGLNERNADFILPYNPRGRYPAVDNKRETKALALQAGIPVPKLYGVIEIVHQIEQLQELLAPCEDFVIKPAHGCGGEGILIITGRQNGRYRRAGGALFDEEDLGHHIANILSGMYSLGGLADSALIEYRVRYDPLFESISFQGVPDIRTLVFRGIPVMAMIRLPTRLSDGKANLHQGAVGVGIDLVTGCTFSGVWNEAPVEHHPDTGGNLENVQIPHWDDILTLTARCHDLAGLGFIGVDIVLDEVMGPMMLEINARPGLSIQLANKTGLLPRLRRIEKLRDIPLSAAERVGLAKHLAQSPP, from the coding sequence GTGGCACGCCAGCGCTTGCGCCTGCCATGGACGCGGCTGCGGGAGTTGGGGATCATGGGGCTCAACGAGCGCAATGCCGATTTCATTCTGCCCTACAACCCGCGCGGCCGTTACCCGGCGGTGGATAACAAGCGCGAGACCAAGGCGCTAGCCCTACAGGCCGGAATTCCCGTGCCAAAGCTGTACGGTGTGATTGAGATCGTGCATCAAATCGAACAGCTGCAGGAACTCCTAGCGCCGTGCGAGGACTTCGTCATCAAGCCAGCCCATGGTTGCGGGGGCGAGGGTATCCTGATCATCACCGGTCGCCAAAATGGGCGGTATCGAAGGGCCGGCGGCGCCCTGTTCGACGAAGAGGATCTAGGCCATCACATCGCCAACATCCTGAGCGGGATGTATAGCTTAGGGGGGCTCGCGGATTCGGCCCTGATCGAGTACAGGGTGAGGTACGATCCGCTGTTCGAATCCATCAGTTTCCAGGGCGTCCCGGATATTCGGACGCTGGTGTTTCGCGGCATCCCAGTCATGGCCATGATCCGCTTGCCGACCAGGCTTTCCGATGGCAAGGCCAATTTGCACCAGGGGGCGGTCGGGGTAGGTATCGATTTGGTGACTGGGTGTACGTTTAGTGGGGTTTGGAATGAAGCGCCCGTCGAGCATCATCCCGATACGGGGGGGAATCTCGAGAACGTGCAAATTCCCCATTGGGACGACATTCTCACCCTGACAGCCCGCTGCCATGATTTAGCCGGTTTGGGATTCATCGGGGTCGATATCGTTTTGGACGAAGTCATGGGCCCGATGATGTTGGAAATAAATGCCAGGCCTGGGCTCAGCATACAGCTCGCCAACAAAACAGGTTTGTTGCCCCGTCTCCGCCGTATTGAGAAGCTCCGGGACATACCCTTATCCGCGGCGGAACGCGTGGGTTTGGCGAAACACCTAGCACAATCACCGCCCTAG
- the pstC gene encoding phosphate ABC transporter permease subunit PstC: MEKPTFLLLIALLSVLAFHLGRRRSLALSGGSLRKLHSLPSYYGYYVALWCGVPTILFLFLWVCFEGPVVTQLVLSSLPEELKSLPPDRLNLLMNDIKNVASHPGAEGTEPVIKAAALHYLRLKSLGNALLTGLGLSIAVAGTAYAHQRITREHRARNHVERIVTLLLVVCSTIAIFTTIGIVLSVLFESIRFFQKVPVTEFLFGLKWSPQMAIRAGQVGSSGAFGAVPLITGTLLISFIAMLVAVPIGLFSAIYLSEYAGSRFRAVAKPLLEILAGIPTVVYGFFAALVVAPLVRDLGGHLGLEVSSESALAAGLVMGIMIIPFVSSLSDDFINAVPQALRDGAYALGATQAETIKQVVVPAALPGIVGGILLAVSRAIGETMIVVMAAGLSANLTANPLEAVTTVTTQIVTLLVGDQEFDSPKTLAAFALGLLLFVLTLALNVIALHVVRKYREQYE, from the coding sequence ATGGAAAAACCCACGTTTCTGCTTCTGATTGCGCTATTAAGCGTGCTGGCCTTTCACTTGGGCCGCAGGCGTTCCCTCGCGCTGTCGGGGGGGAGCTTACGGAAACTCCATTCCCTACCCAGTTACTATGGCTACTATGTGGCGCTGTGGTGCGGCGTGCCCACGATACTGTTCTTATTCTTATGGGTCTGCTTCGAGGGACCGGTGGTGACCCAACTGGTCCTGTCCAGCCTGCCAGAAGAGCTTAAATCCCTGCCGCCGGATCGGCTCAATCTCCTGATGAACGATATCAAGAACGTGGCAAGCCATCCCGGCGCTGAGGGAACCGAACCGGTTATCAAGGCAGCCGCCCTCCATTACCTTCGGCTCAAGTCGCTGGGTAACGCCTTGTTGACGGGGTTGGGATTATCCATCGCTGTGGCAGGGACGGCCTATGCCCATCAACGTATCACCCGGGAACATCGGGCGCGCAACCATGTGGAGAGGATCGTTACTCTGTTGCTAGTGGTCTGCTCGACCATTGCGATATTCACCACCATCGGCATCGTATTGTCGGTATTGTTTGAATCGATCCGGTTCTTCCAGAAGGTGCCCGTAACCGAGTTTCTGTTCGGTTTGAAGTGGAGCCCGCAAATGGCCATCCGGGCGGGGCAGGTCGGCTCTTCCGGAGCTTTCGGGGCGGTGCCTTTGATTACCGGTACCCTGTTGATCTCGTTCATCGCCATGCTGGTGGCCGTGCCGATCGGGCTGTTTTCGGCCATTTACTTGTCGGAATATGCGGGGTCGCGCTTTCGCGCCGTGGCCAAACCCTTGCTGGAGATCCTTGCCGGCATTCCCACGGTGGTCTACGGGTTCTTCGCGGCCTTGGTGGTCGCGCCGTTAGTGCGGGATTTAGGGGGACATCTGGGCTTGGAGGTATCCTCGGAAAGCGCCTTGGCGGCGGGGTTGGTCATGGGCATCATGATCATTCCGTTCGTGTCCTCGCTGTCCGACGATTTCATCAACGCCGTGCCGCAAGCCCTTCGGGACGGCGCCTACGCCTTAGGCGCCACTCAGGCGGAGACGATCAAGCAAGTGGTGGTTCCGGCGGCCTTGCCCGGTATCGTCGGGGGGATTTTGCTAGCCGTTTCGCGGGCCATCGGGGAAACCATGATCGTGGTGATGGCGGCCGGCTTATCTGCCAATCTTACGGCCAACCCCCTGGAAGCGGTGACCACGGTCACCACCCAGATTGTTACCCTGCTGGTAGGCGATCAGGAATTCGATAGCCCCAAGACCCTGGCGGCCTTCGCCCTGGGTTTGCTGTTGTTTGTGTTGACGCTGGCCTTGAACGTGATCGCCCTGCACGTGGTCCGGAAATATAGGGAGCAGTATGAATAG
- the pstA gene encoding phosphate ABC transporter permease PstA: MNSFEQTAAPSSRTVEVVRSSLAKRRRAEARFRAYGLLSIVIGLSFLVTLFASIIGNGYTAFTYTEIGLDVHFDPQVIDPEGTRDPATLAGADYEALLKSALGGLFPDITARQEKRALYGMLSSSAADVLRQRVLKNPGLIGTTTQVWVPVDDAVDMLVKGHTGENTEEGDERLKHQVAWVDKLRAENRLRTAFNSVFFTKGDSREPESAGVWGAVMGSCYTLLVTLVLSLPIGMAAAVYLEEFAPSNRWTDLIEVNINNLAAVPSIVFGLLGLAVFINFFELPRSSPLVGGLVLALMTLPVIIIAGRSALKSVPPSVREAALGVGASKMQTVVHHVLPLAMPGMLTGAIIGMARALGESAPLLMIGMVAFIVDIPKGIMEPATVLPVQIYLWADSPERAYVERTSGAILVLLAFLVVMNGVAVYLRRRYERRW; the protein is encoded by the coding sequence ATGAATAGTTTCGAGCAGACGGCCGCGCCGTCGTCCCGCACCGTGGAGGTGGTACGGAGCAGCTTGGCTAAGCGGAGAAGAGCCGAAGCCAGGTTCCGCGCCTATGGGCTCCTGTCGATCGTGATCGGGCTCAGTTTTTTGGTCACCCTATTTGCGAGCATCATCGGCAATGGGTATACCGCCTTTACGTACACGGAAATCGGCCTGGACGTACACTTCGATCCACAAGTGATCGACCCCGAGGGCACCCGGGATCCAGCGACCCTGGCCGGGGCGGATTACGAAGCCCTGCTCAAATCTGCCCTGGGGGGCTTGTTTCCGGACATCACCGCGCGCCAGGAGAAACGGGCGCTGTACGGCATGCTGAGCAGCTCTGCCGCCGATGTGCTGCGCCAGCGGGTTTTAAAGAACCCGGGGCTGATCGGCACCACCACCCAGGTCTGGGTACCGGTGGACGATGCGGTCGATATGCTGGTAAAAGGCCACACGGGGGAAAACACCGAGGAAGGGGACGAGCGCCTGAAGCATCAAGTCGCCTGGGTGGATAAGCTGCGTGCCGAGAATCGGCTGCGAACTGCGTTCAATTCGGTTTTCTTTACCAAGGGTGATTCCCGGGAACCGGAATCGGCCGGTGTCTGGGGCGCTGTGATGGGGTCCTGTTACACGCTCCTAGTGACCCTGGTGCTTTCCCTCCCGATTGGTATGGCGGCGGCGGTATACCTCGAGGAATTCGCCCCGTCCAACCGCTGGACCGATCTCATCGAGGTGAACATCAATAACTTGGCGGCCGTTCCATCGATCGTGTTCGGGCTTTTGGGGTTGGCCGTATTCATCAATTTTTTTGAGCTTCCCCGTTCATCGCCCTTGGTGGGGGGCTTGGTGCTGGCGTTGATGACCCTGCCTGTGATCATCATCGCCGGACGCTCGGCGTTGAAGTCGGTTCCGCCCTCGGTGCGGGAGGCGGCGCTGGGGGTGGGCGCCTCCAAAATGCAAACCGTGGTTCACCACGTGCTGCCGTTGGCCATGCCGGGTATGTTGACGGGGGCCATCATCGGTATGGCTCGGGCCTTGGGGGAAAGCGCTCCGCTCTTGATGATCGGCATGGTGGCTTTTATTGTCGATATCCCAAAGGGGATCATGGAGCCGGCCACGGTGCTCCCGGTCCAGATCTACTTGTGGGCCGATAGCCCGGAACGGGCTTACGTCGAGCGCACCTCCGGTGCTATTTTGGTGCTATTGGCCTTTTTAGTGGTGATGAACGGGGTGGCGGTCTATCTGCGGAGGCGCTATGAGCGCAGGTGGTAA